The window GTTCGCCAATGGCCTGTCGACGGTGATCTCCGGCTTCTTTGGTTCCACGCCTAACACCACTTATGGTGAGAACATCGGCGTCATGGCCATTACCCGCGTGTACAGTACCTGGGTCATTGGCGGGGCGGCAATTTTTGCTATTCTGCTTTCATGTGTGGGCAAACTGGCCGCCGCGATTCAGATAATCCCGCTGCCGGTTATGGGCGGTGTCTCACTGCTGTTGTACGGGGTGATTGGTGCGTCCGGTATCCGCGTGTTGATCGAATCAAAAGTTGATTACAACAAAGCACAAAACCTGATCCTGACCTCGGTGATTCTGATCATCGGCGTGAGCGGTGCGAAGGTTCACATTGGTGCGGCTGAGCTGAAAGGCATGGCGCTGGCGACCATTGTCGGCGTTGCCCTGAGCCTGATCTTCAAAGTGATTAGCTTGCTGCGTCCGGAAGAAGTTGTCCTTGACGCTGAAGATGCTGACAGACCGCAACACTAAGTCTCTGACCGGGCGGCATCGCTGCCCGGTTCTATCGCGACGTATTTCTGTGGTAAACTCAACGCGATTTTATGAAATCCTGGGTTGAGGTATCTCTGAACACACCGGCACAGCTCTCTTTGCCACTTTATCTTCCTGACGATGAAACCTTCGCAAGTTTCTGGCCGGGGGATAACTCCTCTTTACTGGCCGCGCTGCAAAACGTGCTGCGTCAGGAACATAGCGGGTATATCTATCTCTGGTCGCGTGAAGGCGCGGGCCGTAGTCATTTGCTGCACGCAGCCTGTGCCGAGCTTTCTCAGCGCGGGGATGCCGTCGGCTATGTCCCGCTGGATAAGCGTACGTGGTTCGTACCGGAAGTGCTTGATGGCATGGAACATCTCTCGCTGGTGTGCATTGATAACATTGAATGCGTGGCCGGGGATTCCCTGTGGGAAATGGCGATCTTCGATCTCTACAACCGCATTCTGGAATCAGGCAAAACGCGCCTGCTGATCACTGGCGATCGTCCACCAAGACAGCTTAATCTCGGGCTGCCGGATCTGGCTTCTCGTCTGGACTGGGGGCAAATCTACAAACTTCAGCCGCTCTCGGATGAAGATAAGCTTCAGGCATTGCAATTACGCGCCAGATTGCGCGGATTCGAACTGCCGGAGGACGTGGGCCGCTTCCTGCTAAAGCGTCTGGATCGCGAAATGCGCACGTTGTTTATGACCCTGGATGAGCTGGATCATGCGTCGATCACCGCTCAGCGCAAGCTGACCATTCCGTTCGTCAAAGAGATTCTGAAGCTGTAAGCACCGCAGCCGAAAAGACTGCGGTGCATCACATTAGCCGACGATATCCAGCACCTGCTCCGGCGGACGCCCAATTCGCGCTTGACCGTTGGCCACCACAATCGGACGTTCCATCAGTTTCGGGTTTTCCACCATCGCCTGAATCAGCGCCTCTTCACTCAGAGTCTCGTCCGCCAGGTTGAGCGATTTATAGAGATCTTCTTTCTGGCGCATCAGCTCACGCGCGCTGGACATGCCCAGCATCTGCAGCAGATTACGCAAAGTTGCTTCGTCTGCGGGAGTGTCGAGATACAGTACTACTTCCGGCTCCACGCCGTTGGACTTCAGTAATTCCAGTGTCTCACGGCTCTTTGAGCAACGTGGGTTATGGTAGATTTTAATCGCGTCTGACATGACTTCTCCTTGCATAGCAAAACTGCCGGATGGCGGATAAGACGCAACAGCGTCACCATCCGGTAAGTATTCAATAGTTACATCTTCGTGTACGGTTTAAAGCGCTCTTGCAGCTGGCGTAGCTGGTCAATACGGGCATCGTATCTTGCCTGCTGCTGGCTTCCCAGCTTCACCTGTGAACTTGCGCTGCTGAGCATAGAAATGGCCTGGTCAAGACGTCCCGCCAGCGCATAGCCTTCTGCGCGTGCCGCCAGTTCCTGATCGCGGTTATTCAGCGTTGCTTCCGTTTGTGCTAACAGATCCCAGCCATTGCCGTCATCCTTATGATTAAACGTATAACGATTCAGGATGGTAGCGGCCTCTTTGGCCTGACCGGCCTGTAAATAGGCATTCGCCAGGTTAAGCTGCAATACCGGATTAACGCGTAGGTCGCGGGCGTTTTTCAGGCGATTAATTGCATCGCCGGTTTTCTTCTGACCGAGATCGATATCGGTCGCCAGGTCGAGATACCAGGCATTGTTCGGATCGGCAGACAGCAGCGGCTGTAGCGCTTTACGCGCCTCGTCGTATTTACTGTCTTCCATTGCTTGTAACGCGCGGCCATATTGCGCCGCCCGTTGCTCGCGGACGTTGCCTTTTGCCCAGTTATCCAGCAGGTCGCTGCTCAACTGGTTGCGACCCGAGTTATACATGCCGAGGGTTCGCGCTTTTGCCAGGTAAAAATCTTCCGAGGATTGCACCACCGTCGGTCGCATCTGGTTAGCACGGTTACGCGCATCCGCCAGACGGCTTTCTGGCAGGGGGTGCGTCAGCAGAATTTCAGGCGGGCGCGTGGAATAGCGCGCCTGGTCGAGCAGTTTTTCCAGAAACGTCGGCATGGCCTGCGGATCAAATCCTGAGCGTTGCAGGACCTGAATACCGATACGGTCCGCTTCCTGTTCATTTTGCTGCGTAAAGCTGATCATCCCCTGACGGGTGCCAGCCAGCGTACCGGTCAGTGCTGCCATCCCCGCCTGCGGACTGGCCATCGCCAACAGAATAGAACCCAGAGCCCCCACCCAGGTCAGCGGGGCAGAGCGCTTTTGGTCTTCCATGGCGCGCGCCAGGTGGCGCTGCGTGACGTGAGAAATTTCGTGCGCCATCACCGACGCCAGCTGGCTTTCGTTATCGGAATAGCGGAAAAGCGCAGAGTGCAGCACAACGTTGCCGCCAAAGAAGGCAAAGGCGTTTATTTCATCGTTATTAATCAAAAAGAAATGGAAGGGGGTTTTGACGGAGTCCGCGTGTGAGACCAGACGCATCCCCAGAGAATTAATGTATTGGGTCAGCAAAGGGTCGTTAATTAACGGCGCACTGCCGCGCAGCTGGCGTACGTAATAGTCACCCATCTGCATTTCCTGCCCGATGGAAAGCGTGCTCCCTGCTGAGGTTCCCATATCCGGTAGGGTGTCCGCAGTGTCAGCAAATGCGGGCGCGACCTGACCGATGGCCAGTGCAGCAATGAGGGTAGCAACCAGGTTTTTTTTCAACTGCCTGAACATAACCTCTGTCCTGTATTCTTTTTTGAGATAGCCATTTGACCCATGCTGTGAAGTATCGTTCACCCTCAGACAGCTTTGGGAGTGTAACTGCGAAATTCGACGATGAACACCCAGGAAAAATGTCTTTTCACTTTGCGTAAACCGCTATAAAAAGCGAAGTCTTTTTTGTGACATTTCGATACAATTCGGGATCGCAATCCCGCTATTGAGGTTCATGGAAGGGTTTTATGCTCGAAATGTTGATGCAATGGTATCGCCGCCGCTTTAGCGACCCTGAGGCTATTGCCTTGCTGATTATTCTGGTTGCCGGTTTTGGCATCCTTTTCTTCTTTAGTGGGCTGTTAGCGCCGCTGCTGGTTGCCATTGTGCTGGCCTATCTGCTGGAATGGCCCACCGTGCGGCTGGAAAATATCGGCTGTTCAAGGCGTTGGGCGACATCCATTGTACTGGTGGTGTTCGTCGGTATTCTGCTGCTGATGGCGTTTGTGGTAATGCCGGTCGCGTGGCAGCAGGGGATCTACCTGATTCGTGATATGCCCGGCATGCTTAACAAGCTGTCTGATTTTGCCGCCACCTTGCCGCGACGGTATCCGGCGCTGATGGATGCCGGCATCATTGATGCGATGGCAGAGAATATGCGCGCGCGAATGCTCAATATGGGCGATTCCGTGGTGAAATATTCGCTGGCTTCGCTGGTCGGATTGCTGACGCTGGCGGTGTATCTGGTTCTCGTTCCGCTAATGGTGTTCTTCCTGGTGAAAGACAAAAGCCAGATGCTGAATGCCGTACGTCGGGTACTTCCGCGTAATCGTGGACTGGCCGGGCAGGTCTGGAAAGAGATGAACCAGCAAATCACCAACTATATTCGCGGCAAAGTGCTGGAAATGGTGGTGGTAGGCGTCGCCACATGGCTGGGCTTCCTGCTGTTTGGCCTCAACTACTCCTTGCTGCTGGCTGTACTGGTCGGTTTTTCAGTCCTGATCCCGTATATCGGTGCCTTCGTGGTGACCATCCCGGTGGTGGGCGTGGCGCTGTTCCAGTTTGGTCTCGGGACCGAGTTCTGGAGCTGCTTTGCCGTGTACCTGATCATTCAGGCGCTAGACGGCAATCTGTTGGTCCCAGTACTGTTTTCCGAAGCCGTAAACCTGCATCCACTGGTGATTATTCTGTCGGTGGTGATTTTTGGCGGGCTGTGGGGGTTCTGGGGCGTATTCTTTGCTATTCCGCTGGCGACGTTAATCAAAGCAGTCGTCCATGCCTGGCCGGATGGTCAGACGATTGACGAGTCATAGACCCTGACGCCCGGCGGTGCAATGCCGCCGGGCCAGAACTTGTCTGACCTCTATACACACTTTCTGAATAATCTTCCTGGGTGTCGTTTTTCTCCGTATTAGCCTTTAACTTGACCAATGTGATGTCTTTTTGTCACACAAGGAATAAGACCAACAGGAGAAAAAAATGGGTCACAACACGCACACGCAACAAAAAGCGGGATGGGTTGGCTATCTCGCCTTTTTCGTCACTATTATCCTTTTTTCCGGCATGTTTTCGAAAAGTACCGACTGGTGGCGGGTGTTCGATTTCACCGTTCTTAACGGCGCATTTGGGCAGATAAACGCGGCAGGCGAGACGGCGGTCTCGTTTCGCGGTACCGGCGGGATGGGCGCAAAAGATGGCTTTTTATTTGCGCTGGAACTGGCGCCCTCCGTCATTCTGTCACTTGGCATCATCTCCATTACCGAAGGATTGGGAGGGTTGCGCGCGGCGCAGCAGCTAATGACGCCGGTCCTGCGCCCCTTACTCGGCGTTCCGGGTATTTGCTCGTTGGCGCTGATTGCGAATGTGCAAAATACCGATGCCGCAGCCGGAATGACCAAAGAGCTGGCGGAAGAGGGGATTATCACCGAGCAGGAACGCGCTATTTTTGCCTGCTGGCAAACCAGCGGTAGCGCGTGTATCACCAACTATTTTTCCTCAGGCGCGGCGCTGTTTACGATGGTTACCGTTCCGGTGATAACGCCACTGGCGGTGATCCTGGTCTTCAAATTTGTCGGCGCGAACCTGCTACGGCTGTGGATCGAGCAGCTTGAAAATCGCCGTACGCAGCAGGAGGCCTGAGATGACAACACACGTACGTAAAAATGTCATGGATATGTTCATCGATGGCGCAAGGCGCGGGTTTACCATTGCCACCACCAGCCTGTTACCGAACGTGGTGATGGCGTTTGTGATTATTCAGGCGCTAAAGGTAACGGGGTTGCTCGACGTCGTCGGCCGGGTGTGCGAACCGGTTATGGCGCTGTGGGGATTGCCGGGGGAATCTGCCACCGTGCTGTTGGCGGCGGTGATGAGTATGGGCGGCGGCGTTGGCGTTTGCGCCAGTCTGGTTGTCGCCGGAACCCTTTCGGGACATGATGCGACGGTATTGCTACCGGCCATCTACCTGATGGGGAATCCAGTGCAAAATGTCGGACGCTGTCTGGGGACTGCGGGGGTTCATCCTCGCTATTATCCGCTTATTATTGCGGTATGCGTGATGAATGCGCTGCTCTCTATTTGGGTTATGCAGGTAATTGCCTGACAAGGAAGGTTATGAACTGTTCAATTCTTGGTCTGACGCTGTTCCAGCGCGGACACGTTTACGCGCCTGACGATTTGGGGCAACAAGATATTCTGGTCGCGGGCGGAAAAATTGTCGCCATCGCGCCGTCTATCCTGGCAGACGATTTTCCCGGCTGTCAGTGTATTAATCTCGAGGGTGCCATTGTTTGTCCGGGGTTTATCGATCAGCACGTTCATTTGATTGGCGGTGGCGGAGAGGCCGGCCCCCACACCCGCACACCGGAAGTGCGTCTGTCACGTCTGGTTGAAGCGGGTATCACCTCAGTGGTGGGATTGCTGGGTACCGACGGAATTACCCGTCATCCGGAGTCGCTGTTGGCGAAAACCCGAGCACTGGAATATGAAGGCATCAGTGCCTGGATGCTCACCGGCGCGTATTCGTTACCTTCCCCGACCATTACCGGCAGTATTGAGCGCGATGTAGCGCTGATCGACAAGGTGATAGGGGTGAAATGTGCGATTTCAGACCATCGCTCATCAGCCCCGAATACCGCGGTGCTGGCGAACATGGCGGCGCAGTCGCGCGTCGGCGGATTATTAGGGCAGAAGCCGGGGATTAGCGTCTTCCATATGGGTGACAGCCCGCGCATGCTGGAGCCGCTGTATGACGTCCTCGCGCATTCGGATGTGCCGATAACCAAACTGCTGCCAACGCATGTTAACCGCGCGGAACCGTTGTTTGAGGCCGCCTTAGCCTATGCCCGCAAAGGGGGGTATATCGACATTACCAGCAGTATTGATGAGCCCGTGGATCCGGCAACGGCCATCGCGACCGCGCTGCGCAGCGACGTTCCACTGTCGCGGATTACCTTGAGTTCAGACGGTAACGGCAGCCAGCCGGAGTTTGATGAACAGGGCAATCTGACGGGGATTGGTGTGGCCGGATTTGAATCACTGGCACACACGCTGCGCCAACTGGTGACGGTTCATGCCATTCCTCTGGAGCAGGCATTATGTCCGCTCACGCGCACGGTGGCGGA of the Citrobacter freundii genome contains:
- a CDS encoding DnaA inactivator Hda produces the protein MNTPAQLSLPLYLPDDETFASFWPGDNSSLLAALQNVLRQEHSGYIYLWSREGAGRSHLLHAACAELSQRGDAVGYVPLDKRTWFVPEVLDGMEHLSLVCIDNIECVAGDSLWEMAIFDLYNRILESGKTRLLITGDRPPRQLNLGLPDLASRLDWGQIYKLQPLSDEDKLQALQLRARLRGFELPEDVGRFLLKRLDREMRTLFMTLDELDHASITAQRKLTIPFVKEILKL
- the arsC gene encoding arsenate reductase (glutaredoxin) (This arsenate reductase requires both glutathione and glutaredoxin to convert arsenate to arsenite, after which the efflux transporter formed by ArsA and ArsB can extrude the arsenite from the cell, providing resistance.) codes for the protein MSDAIKIYHNPRCSKSRETLELLKSNGVEPEVVLYLDTPADEATLRNLLQMLGMSSARELMRQKEDLYKSLNLADETLSEEALIQAMVENPKLMERPIVVANGQARIGRPPEQVLDIVG
- the bepA gene encoding beta-barrel assembly-enhancing protease gives rise to the protein MFRQLKKNLVATLIAALAIGQVAPAFADTADTLPDMGTSAGSTLSIGQEMQMGDYYVRQLRGSAPLINDPLLTQYINSLGMRLVSHADSVKTPFHFFLINNDEINAFAFFGGNVVLHSALFRYSDNESQLASVMAHEISHVTQRHLARAMEDQKRSAPLTWVGALGSILLAMASPQAGMAALTGTLAGTRQGMISFTQQNEQEADRIGIQVLQRSGFDPQAMPTFLEKLLDQARYSTRPPEILLTHPLPESRLADARNRANQMRPTVVQSSEDFYLAKARTLGMYNSGRNQLSSDLLDNWAKGNVREQRAAQYGRALQAMEDSKYDEARKALQPLLSADPNNAWYLDLATDIDLGQKKTGDAINRLKNARDLRVNPVLQLNLANAYLQAGQAKEAATILNRYTFNHKDDGNGWDLLAQTEATLNNRDQELAARAEGYALAGRLDQAISMLSSASSQVKLGSQQQARYDARIDQLRQLQERFKPYTKM
- a CDS encoding AI-2E family transporter, whose amino-acid sequence is MLEMLMQWYRRRFSDPEAIALLIILVAGFGILFFFSGLLAPLLVAIVLAYLLEWPTVRLENIGCSRRWATSIVLVVFVGILLLMAFVVMPVAWQQGIYLIRDMPGMLNKLSDFAATLPRRYPALMDAGIIDAMAENMRARMLNMGDSVVKYSLASLVGLLTLAVYLVLVPLMVFFLVKDKSQMLNAVRRVLPRNRGLAGQVWKEMNQQITNYIRGKVLEMVVVGVATWLGFLLFGLNYSLLLAVLVGFSVLIPYIGAFVVTIPVVGVALFQFGLGTEFWSCFAVYLIIQALDGNLLVPVLFSEAVNLHPLVIILSVVIFGGLWGFWGVFFAIPLATLIKAVVHAWPDGQTIDES
- a CDS encoding nucleoside recognition domain-containing protein, which encodes MGHNTHTQQKAGWVGYLAFFVTIILFSGMFSKSTDWWRVFDFTVLNGAFGQINAAGETAVSFRGTGGMGAKDGFLFALELAPSVILSLGIISITEGLGGLRAAQQLMTPVLRPLLGVPGICSLALIANVQNTDAAAGMTKELAEEGIITEQERAIFACWQTSGSACITNYFSSGAALFTMVTVPVITPLAVILVFKFVGANLLRLWIEQLENRRTQQEA
- a CDS encoding YjiG family protein, translating into MTTHVRKNVMDMFIDGARRGFTIATTSLLPNVVMAFVIIQALKVTGLLDVVGRVCEPVMALWGLPGESATVLLAAVMSMGGGVGVCASLVVAGTLSGHDATVLLPAIYLMGNPVQNVGRCLGTAGVHPRYYPLIIAVCVMNALLSIWVMQVIA
- the iadA gene encoding beta-aspartyl-peptidase; the encoded protein is MNCSILGLTLFQRGHVYAPDDLGQQDILVAGGKIVAIAPSILADDFPGCQCINLEGAIVCPGFIDQHVHLIGGGGEAGPHTRTPEVRLSRLVEAGITSVVGLLGTDGITRHPESLLAKTRALEYEGISAWMLTGAYSLPSPTITGSIERDVALIDKVIGVKCAISDHRSSAPNTAVLANMAAQSRVGGLLGQKPGISVFHMGDSPRMLEPLYDVLAHSDVPITKLLPTHVNRAEPLFEAALAYARKGGYIDITSSIDEPVDPATAIATALRSDVPLSRITLSSDGNGSQPEFDEQGNLTGIGVAGFESLAHTLRQLVTVHAIPLEQALCPLTRTVAEFLGLGHKGRLAVGCDADILVINDALEVYHLWAKGNAVVKEKKACVKGTFE